GGGCGCTGCCGCGGTGGTCGGCGGGGCACCGGTTGCCGAGGCGCCCCACCTGGTCGGCGCAGTGTTCGCGGCGACGGCTGGCATGGCGCTGGCATTGCGCGCTCGCTCGCACACCGATGGTGTGCAGATCGCGGCGCTGATCGCCGGCGGTACCGCCACATTGGCGATCGGCCTGCTCGGCGCGGCGAGCAACACGACGGCGCAATGGCCGGCGGCGCTAGCCGTGGTGCTGGTCGCGGCGGCGCTCGCCCTGGGCTTCACTGCTCCGACCACATCCCCACTGATCCGGCGTGGCGCCGACGTCATGGAGGGCCTGGCCCTCGGATCGTTGGTGCCGCTGGCGTGTTGGCTGTGCGGGTTCTACAGCGCTGCCCGCGGATTGAACCTGGGCTGACCCGTGCTGCGTATCCGGATCGCTCGCTTGGCGGCGGTCGCCATGGTCACGGCGACACCGTGCGCACCGCCGGCGAACGCGGTCGAACCGCCCCCAGTCGACCACACCCGATTGCCCGCGCCTGCACCTGCCGCGCCTGCACACCCCACGGTGCAGCGCGAGGTGTGCACGGTGGGCACGCTGGCACCAGGCGAGACCCCGACTCAGCTCGACGGGCTGGACCTGGCCGCGGCATGGGCGCTAACCCGGGGCGCCGGCCAACGGGTCGCGGTGATTGACACCGGTGTCGCGCCACACCGGCGGCTGCCCGGACTGATCGCCGGCGGCGATTACGTGTCCACCGGCGACGGCACCCGAGATTGCGACGGGCACGGCACGCTGGTCGCCGGAATCATCGCGGCCGCACCAGATCCCGTATCCGACCGGTTCAGCGGGGTGGCGCCGTCGGCCACCGTTATCGGTATCCGAGCCTCCAGCGCACGATTCGCCACCCTCGGCGATGCCGCCGGTATCGGCAACGTCGACATCCTGGCCAAGGCGGTGCGTACGGCGGCCGACCTGGGCGCGTCGGTGATCAACATTTCCGCGGTGGCCTGCCGGACCGCACGTTCCGGACTCGACGACCGAGCACTGGGCGCTGCCCTGGCCTATGCGGTCGAGGTCAAGAACAGCGTCGTCGTCGCGGCAGCGGGCAACACCGACGAGGGTTGCGGCGCCGAGGTCCCCATGATCGTCACGCCGGCCTGGTACGACGACTACGTGCTGACCGTCGGCTCGGTGGATGCCCGCGGCGTCGCCTCGGCGTTCACCCTGCCTGGACCGTGGGTCGACGTGGCCGCTCCCGGTGAAGCGGTGCTCTCGTTGAGCACCATCGGCGATGCGATGGTCGACACCCTCGACGGCTCGTCGTTGCGCGGCACCAGCTTCGCCGCGCCGGTGGTCAGCGGGCTGGCGGCGCTGATCCGCTCGCGGTTCCCGCAGTGGACGCCGCGTCAGGTGATGGACCGGATCAAGGCCACCGCCCACCACCCACCGGGTGGGCGTGATGATGTCGTCGGCGCCGGTGTGGTGGACGTGTTGGCGGCACTCACTTTTGACGTGGCAACCCCTCGCGAACCGGCCCCGCCCGCTCCACCCCTGCCCCGCCCTGCCCCGGACCTCGAACCCGCTGCCGAAGCCGCGCCCGCCGGGCTGCGCTCCGCGATCGTCGGCACGGCGGTCCTAGTGGCATTGCTTCTGACAGCCGTCACCGGTCGGGCACTATCGGGCCGGGCACCACGTCGCGGCCCAGCAGTGCTTGGTCCCGACTGAGCCTGGGACCGGCCGGCAACCCGGCCAACAGCGGCCACGGCACTCCGGCCGCCACCGCGGGCAGCCCCAGCCTGCGCGCCGCATCGTCATCGTCAAGTGTGAACCGCACGCCGCTCTCGGCGATCAGATAACCGACACCGCCGGCGTGACCGGCGGTGTCGGCCGCGCGCACGTAGGCACTGTGCCCCGGCGGCAGATAGACCCCGTCCAAGGCGGGGCCCGGCCCGTCTGCCTGGGCCAGCACTGTGGGCGACTCCCCCACCGGTAGAGGCACCCCGCTCGACAGGGTTACCCCGGCCGCGTCGTCGGCGCGCCAGTGCACGCACAGCGTGGCCGGGGCCAAGCCCACCTTGAAGCCCACCCTGCGAGGGCCGGCCGGCGGGGCTTCGGGGATCGCGTTGAGCAACAACGCCGAGACCCGTCTCGGCACGGCGGAGTCCAGCAGCGGGTCAGCCGGGTCGACCGCAACCCGCCGTCCGTCGATGACCAGAAACGCCGCCCCGGATTCAGAGCTGACCGGTAGCGCCTGCTGCGGGTCGAGGCTGCCGGACTGCAGCGGGTCGGCGCCGACCATGAGGACGGTGCCGGCGGAGTCCTCACACAACGACCACGTCACGGCGTCCGGTAGTGGCACCCCGAGCACGCCCGGCGCACCAGGGATGCCAAGCGGCGGCCCGCGCCGAGCCCGGCCAACCGCATTGCCGTCCACCGGTCGCGGGTCGGCTGCCCCGGTGATCAGCCGCGCCGAAGCGAGGTTGTACACCGGATGCACCGTCTCGCCGATCCGGACATAGAGCGCCCCGGTCGCGCGGTCCAGCACGATCGGCGCATCACCCAGGGCCGGCTGTGGCCGTAGGACGGCCAGCATCACCGCGCCGACGGCCACGACCAGGCTCAATAGCGAGCCCAGGGCCAGGGCGCTTCCGCCGGGGACGGGGCCGCCCCTGACCTGTCCGCACCGCAGCGCCCGTTCCATCCGGCGGGACAGGAAGCGGTGTGCGCTCAGTTGCAGCTGCGTCGTCGATCGCCCGGCCATATCGGCCACACGCTATTCGTCAGACCGGTGCGGACGTACTCGCCCATCCACAGGCCCGTCGGTATCGAATTCGGGTTTCGGTACCATCTCGGGTATGCGTTTTGTTCAGCTGAGCAGCATTTTTTCCGCGACATTGATGGCAGGCGCACTGCTGACGCTTCCGGCCGTAGCGCCGAGCATCGCCCCGGTGGCGTCCGCCTACGACTGCCCGGACGTCGAGGTCATCTTCGCCCGGGGCACCAGCGAACCGCGCGGCGTGGGCCGGGTGGGGCGGGCATTCATCGACTCGCTGCGTCAGCAGACCTCCAAGAAGGTCGACGAGTACGGGGTCGACTACCCCGCTGGCCGCCTGCAGTTGGGCGGCGGCGACGGCGCCAACGACGTGATCAAGCGCGTCAAGGCGGCCGCCGACGTCTGCCCGAACACCGATCTGGTGCTGGGCGGCTACTCGCAAGGCGCCTCGGTCATCGACATCGTCACCGGTACGCAGGTCGGCGGTATCACCTGGGGCAACCAGTTGCCCGCGGACCTTGCCGACCAGGTGGTGGCCGTCGCCACGTTCGGCAACCCCGCCGACCGCACGGGCGGGCCGATCAGCCAGCAGAGCGTCCTGTTCGGTTCCAAGGCCATCGACCTGTGCAACCCGGGTGACCCGATCTGCCACGAGGGTCCAGGCAACGAATGGACCGATCACACCGACGGCTACATCCCGGCGCTGACCAGCCAGGCGGCGAACTTCGTGGCCGGCCGGCTGCGGGCTGCCGGACCGGCGCCGACACTGGCGCCGTGATCGGGCCCACCCCGTTTTAGTTAGCTGATCAAGGCTTATTTTCGCTACTATCGTTCACCATGAAGGCATTCCGCATCCTGGCGGCAGGAGCCGCTGCCGCAGCGCTGCTGATGGACCCCACCGCGGCATCGATGCCGACAGCCTCGGCTGACGGTTGCCCAGACGTCGAGGTGGTATTCGCCCGCGGGACCAGCGAGCCGCCGGGCCTGGGTCGGGTCGGCGACGGCCTGGTCAACGCCCTGCGGAACCAGACATCCCGATCGATCGGCGCCTACGCGGTCAACTACCCGGCCAGCTATGACTTCGGCCGGGCGGCCGACGGCGCCAACGACGCCAGCGGCCACATCATGTGGATGGTGGAGAACTGCCCGGGCACCCGCCTGGTGCTCGGCGGCTACTCCCAGGGCGCGGCGATCATCGATATCGTGGCGGCGGCACCGGTGCCCGGCTTCGGCTTCACCGCGCCACTGCCGCCCGAGGCCGCCGACCACGTCGCGGCGATCGCGGTGTTCGGCAACCCGTCGACCAAGATCGGGCAGCCGCTGACCAACAGCCCGGCCTACGGGTTCAAGACCATCGACCTGTGTACCGATGGCGACCCGATCTGCTCGCCCGGGCGCATCTTCTCCGCGCACTCCGGCTACACACCCGGCATGACCAATCAGGCCGCGTCGTTCGTCGCC
The window above is part of the Mycolicibacter sp. MU0102 genome. Proteins encoded here:
- the mycP gene encoding type VII secretion-associated serine protease mycosin, with amino-acid sequence MVTATPCAPPANAVEPPPVDHTRLPAPAPAAPAHPTVQREVCTVGTLAPGETPTQLDGLDLAAAWALTRGAGQRVAVIDTGVAPHRRLPGLIAGGDYVSTGDGTRDCDGHGTLVAGIIAAAPDPVSDRFSGVAPSATVIGIRASSARFATLGDAAGIGNVDILAKAVRTAADLGASVINISAVACRTARSGLDDRALGAALAYAVEVKNSVVVAAAGNTDEGCGAEVPMIVTPAWYDDYVLTVGSVDARGVASAFTLPGPWVDVAAPGEAVLSLSTIGDAMVDTLDGSSLRGTSFAAPVVSGLAALIRSRFPQWTPRQVMDRIKATAHHPPGGRDDVVGAGVVDVLAALTFDVATPREPAPPAPPLPRPAPDLEPAAEAAPAGLRSAIVGTAVLVALLLTAVTGRALSGRAPRRGPAVLGPD
- the eccB gene encoding type VII secretion protein EccB, encoding MAGRSTTQLQLSAHRFLSRRMERALRCGQVRGGPVPGGSALALGSLLSLVVAVGAVMLAVLRPQPALGDAPIVLDRATGALYVRIGETVHPVYNLASARLITGAADPRPVDGNAVGRARRGPPLGIPGAPGVLGVPLPDAVTWSLCEDSAGTVLMVGADPLQSGSLDPQQALPVSSESGAAFLVIDGRRVAVDPADPLLDSAVPRRVSALLLNAIPEAPPAGPRRVGFKVGLAPATLCVHWRADDAAGVTLSSGVPLPVGESPTVLAQADGPGPALDGVYLPPGHSAYVRAADTAGHAGGVGYLIAESGVRFTLDDDDAARRLGLPAVAAGVPWPLLAGLPAGPRLSRDQALLGRDVVPGPIVPDR
- a CDS encoding cutinase family protein, which gives rise to MRFVQLSSIFSATLMAGALLTLPAVAPSIAPVASAYDCPDVEVIFARGTSEPRGVGRVGRAFIDSLRQQTSKKVDEYGVDYPAGRLQLGGGDGANDVIKRVKAAADVCPNTDLVLGGYSQGASVIDIVTGTQVGGITWGNQLPADLADQVVAVATFGNPADRTGGPISQQSVLFGSKAIDLCNPGDPICHEGPGNEWTDHTDGYIPALTSQAANFVAGRLRAAGPAPTLAP
- a CDS encoding cutinase family protein; amino-acid sequence: MKAFRILAAGAAAAALLMDPTAASMPTASADGCPDVEVVFARGTSEPPGLGRVGDGLVNALRNQTSRSIGAYAVNYPASYDFGRAADGANDASGHIMWMVENCPGTRLVLGGYSQGAAIIDIVAAAPVPGFGFTAPLPPEAADHVAAIAVFGNPSTKIGQPLTNSPAYGFKTIDLCTDGDPICSPGRIFSAHSGYTPGMTNQAASFVAGLL